In Cupriavidus basilensis, one genomic interval encodes:
- a CDS encoding diguanylate cyclase: MTPDLDVRPLPTIYPRWQRVSLAAIAFFLLALAGLAVSRYPGNVAMLWLANAFGLGILLHQRSGDALWQLAGMLVAGLAANAAMGDSPVIALALALGNVAEIAFSAWLVRAMTGGATLSRPGPLARFALTLGAASTLGPAVGATIGAATISTAYHSGFGAVWWTWWTADSMGIVMLLPLMVSITRERFADTFRRAQLPRFAGLLLLSLAVGGVALYKSNEPFVVMALPLVLAALLTNPFATALLTLLAICGAVALGLVTASLGVGANEPFLLQSVQLSTALIMVFPICIAFLLEQNRRDRSELRGSERRFRQAMEHSAIGMALVGLDGRWLQVNRAICDLFGYDAAELAELPFPTITHPDDLAPDLHQVERLLAGEIESYRIEKRFRHKDGHYRWTLLAVSLVHDEKTGKPLHFISQVEDIDERKAALEKLEALSRRTQLAVEAGGVGIWEWDIASGAIEWDARMHALHGVDPALGAPDIKRWTAMVHPEDVEQASTEMREAVRGTRTFDTEYRIQRPDGAVRHIRAMAMVLRQDDGTAVSMIGTNWDITEQRRLTEALFEEKERLHITLRSIGDAVICTDATMGVTFMNPIAEQLTGWTMQAAAGQPLESIFRIVDEHTNAPIPSPVEQCLLSLRPVYLQDGAVLQSLTGDRHDVQDSAAPVRTATGEVIGAVLVFQDITGARALQRELAHSASHDALTGLPNRIWFEKRLREACEAARMQQQHHALCFIDLDRFKIVNDTAGHAAGDVLLRELGHVIRYHVRPDDLLARLGGDEFALLLMDCTVDHAERVCQKIIDAIRGQRFPWEGRVYDVGASIGITAIDHETPPMGELMSRADVACYAAKAAGRSRVSVYRRDESDAQRHHQELQVAAGIHSALDANRFRLFAQEIRALQKHNQAERHIEILVRMVDEQGKLVMPGAFIPAAERYDLMGHVDRWVIHHVLHEFGERLTAVPRLTVAINLSANSLGEPFLLPFLHAELHESVLPASRIQLEITETALINNMAAANRLVTEMRSAGCTVALDDFGAGLSSFSYLKQFPVDYLKIDGSFIRHLAGNAVDREIVSSINDIGHRLGMLTVAESVEDEETLQALRSLGVDYAQGYVIGRPMPLELFLESCPTQPVDNA, from the coding sequence ATGACGCCAGATTTGGATGTCCGCCCCTTGCCCACCATCTACCCGCGCTGGCAGCGCGTGTCGCTAGCCGCCATCGCCTTCTTCCTGCTGGCCCTGGCCGGGCTGGCCGTGTCGCGCTACCCGGGAAACGTGGCCATGCTCTGGCTGGCCAATGCCTTCGGCCTCGGCATCTTGCTGCACCAGCGCAGCGGCGATGCGCTCTGGCAGCTGGCGGGGATGCTGGTGGCGGGCCTGGCGGCCAACGCGGCCATGGGCGATAGCCCCGTCATTGCGCTGGCGCTGGCGCTGGGCAACGTCGCCGAGATTGCCTTTTCGGCGTGGCTGGTGCGCGCCATGACCGGCGGCGCCACGCTATCGCGCCCGGGACCGCTGGCGCGCTTCGCCCTGACGCTGGGCGCGGCCAGCACGCTGGGACCAGCGGTGGGCGCGACCATCGGCGCTGCCACCATCAGCACCGCCTACCACAGTGGCTTTGGCGCGGTCTGGTGGACCTGGTGGACGGCGGACTCGATGGGCATCGTCATGTTGCTGCCGCTGATGGTATCGATCACCCGCGAGCGTTTCGCGGACACCTTCCGCCGCGCGCAGTTGCCCCGTTTTGCCGGACTGCTCCTGCTGAGCCTGGCGGTGGGCGGTGTGGCGCTGTACAAGAGCAACGAGCCGTTCGTGGTGATGGCGCTGCCGCTGGTGCTGGCGGCGCTGCTGACCAATCCCTTTGCCACTGCCCTGCTGACGTTGCTGGCCATCTGCGGCGCGGTGGCGCTGGGCCTGGTCACCGCATCGCTCGGCGTGGGCGCGAACGAGCCGTTCCTGCTGCAGTCGGTGCAGTTGTCGACCGCGCTGATCATGGTGTTCCCGATCTGCATCGCCTTCTTGCTGGAGCAGAACCGGCGCGACCGCAGCGAGCTGCGCGGCAGCGAGCGGCGCTTTCGCCAGGCCATGGAGCATTCGGCCATCGGCATGGCGCTGGTGGGACTGGACGGCCGCTGGCTGCAGGTCAACCGCGCCATCTGCGACCTGTTCGGCTATGATGCCGCCGAGCTGGCGGAGCTGCCTTTCCCGACCATCACCCACCCGGACGATCTCGCCCCGGACCTGCACCAGGTCGAGCGCCTGCTGGCCGGCGAGATCGAGTCGTACCGGATAGAAAAGCGCTTCCGCCACAAGGACGGCCACTATCGCTGGACCTTGCTGGCCGTCTCCCTGGTGCACGACGAGAAAACGGGCAAGCCGCTGCATTTCATCTCGCAGGTAGAAGACATCGACGAGCGCAAGGCCGCGCTGGAAAAGCTCGAAGCGCTGTCGCGCCGGACCCAGCTGGCGGTGGAAGCCGGCGGCGTAGGCATCTGGGAATGGGACATTGCCAGCGGCGCGATCGAGTGGGACGCGCGCATGCATGCGCTGCACGGCGTCGATCCCGCCCTGGGCGCGCCGGACATCAAGCGCTGGACAGCCATGGTGCACCCCGAGGATGTCGAGCAGGCAAGCACCGAGATGCGCGAGGCGGTGCGCGGCACGCGCACCTTCGATACCGAATACCGCATCCAGCGCCCCGACGGCGCGGTGCGCCACATCCGGGCCATGGCAATGGTGCTGCGCCAGGACGATGGCACCGCAGTGTCCATGATCGGCACCAACTGGGACATCACCGAACAGCGCCGCCTCACGGAGGCGCTGTTCGAGGAGAAGGAACGCCTGCATATCACGCTGCGCTCCATCGGCGATGCGGTGATCTGCACCGACGCCACCATGGGCGTCACCTTCATGAACCCGATCGCCGAGCAGCTCACCGGCTGGACCATGCAGGCGGCTGCCGGCCAGCCGCTCGAATCCATCTTCCGCATCGTCGACGAGCATACCAACGCGCCGATCCCCAGCCCGGTGGAACAGTGCCTGCTGAGCTTGCGCCCGGTCTACCTGCAGGACGGCGCGGTGCTGCAAAGCCTGACCGGCGACCGCCATGACGTGCAGGACTCCGCCGCGCCGGTGCGCACGGCGACCGGCGAGGTCATCGGCGCGGTGCTGGTGTTCCAGGACATCACCGGCGCCCGCGCGCTGCAGCGCGAGCTGGCCCATTCGGCCTCGCACGATGCGCTTACCGGCCTGCCCAACCGCATCTGGTTCGAGAAGCGGCTGCGCGAGGCCTGCGAGGCGGCGCGCATGCAGCAACAGCATCACGCGCTGTGCTTCATCGACCTGGACCGCTTCAAGATCGTCAACGACACGGCCGGGCATGCCGCGGGCGACGTACTGCTGCGCGAGCTTGGCCACGTGATCCGCTACCACGTGCGCCCGGACGACCTGCTCGCCCGCCTGGGCGGCGACGAGTTCGCGCTGCTGCTCATGGACTGCACGGTGGACCACGCCGAGCGTGTGTGCCAGAAGATCATCGATGCCATCCGCGGCCAGCGCTTCCCGTGGGAAGGGCGGGTCTACGATGTGGGCGCGAGCATCGGCATTACCGCCATCGACCACGAAACGCCGCCGATGGGCGAGCTGATGAGCCGCGCCGACGTAGCCTGCTACGCCGCCAAGGCGGCCGGGCGCAGCCGCGTCTCGGTGTACCGGCGCGACGAAAGCGATGCGCAGCGCCACCACCAGGAGCTGCAGGTCGCCGCCGGCATCCACTCGGCGCTGGATGCGAACCGCTTCCGCCTGTTCGCCCAGGAGATCCGCGCGCTGCAGAAGCACAACCAGGCCGAGCGCCATATCGAGATCCTGGTGCGCATGGTCGACGAGCAAGGCAAGCTGGTGATGCCGGGCGCGTTCATCCCCGCCGCCGAGCGCTATGACCTGATGGGCCACGTGGACCGCTGGGTGATCCACCATGTGCTGCATGAATTCGGCGAGCGCCTGACCGCGGTGCCCAGGCTCACGGTCGCCATCAACCTGTCGGCCAATTCGCTGGGCGAGCCGTTCCTGCTGCCGTTCCTGCACGCCGAGCTGCACGAGTCCGTGCTGCCCGCCAGCCGCATCCAGCTGGAGATCACCGAGACCGCGCTGATCAACAACATGGCGGCGGCCAATCGCCTGGTGACCGAAATGCGCAGCGCTGGCTGCACCGTGGCGCTCGACGATTTCGGGGCCGGCTTGTCGTCGTTCTCGTATCTCAAGCAGTTTCCGGTGGACTATCTCAAGATCGACGGGAGCTTTATCCGCCACCTGGCCGGCAACGCGGTGGACCGCGAGATCGTCAGCTCGATCAACGATATCGGCCATCGCCTGGGCATGCTGACGGTGGCCGAATCCGTGGAGGACGAGGAAACGCTGCAGGCCTTGCGCTCGCTCGGCGTGGACTATGCCCAGGGCTATGTGATCGGGCGGCCGATGCCGCTGGAATTGTTCCTGGAGAGTTGCCCGACCCAACCGGTGGACAACGCCTGA
- a CDS encoding (2Fe-2S)-binding protein — MTTLDINGKPLQVDVDPSTPLLWALRDSLGMTGTKFGCGMAACGACTVHVNGQATRSCVTPVSAAQGARITTIEGVTGDKVGRAVLDAWIKHDVAQCGYCQNGQVMSAVGLLRSKKHPSDADIDQAMAGNLCRCGTYQRIRAAIKDAARALA, encoded by the coding sequence ATGACCACGCTAGATATCAACGGCAAGCCGTTGCAGGTAGACGTTGATCCTTCCACGCCCCTGCTGTGGGCGTTACGCGACAGCCTTGGCATGACCGGCACCAAGTTCGGCTGCGGCATGGCGGCATGCGGTGCGTGCACCGTGCATGTAAACGGCCAGGCCACGCGCAGTTGCGTGACGCCGGTCTCGGCGGCGCAAGGCGCGCGCATCACTACCATCGAAGGCGTCACCGGCGACAAGGTTGGCCGTGCTGTGCTCGACGCCTGGATCAAGCACGACGTGGCGCAGTGCGGCTACTGCCAGAACGGCCAGGTGATGAGCGCCGTCGGGCTGTTGCGCAGCAAGAAGCACCCGAGCGACGCCGACATCGACCAGGCCATGGCCGGCAACCTGTGCCGCTGCGGCACCTACCAGCGCATCCGCGCGGCCATCAAGGACGCGGCGCGCGCGCTGGCTTAA